The following proteins come from a genomic window of Gossypium raimondii isolate GPD5lz chromosome 5, ASM2569854v1, whole genome shotgun sequence:
- the LOC105770926 gene encoding uncharacterized protein LOC105770926, which translates to MLKFLSKVKIEFNALDPRIASCMEFLAQCNARKAKESNPACQLQVKRRTDDHPPQITVTFVNGVEEAFDATSTPAQTIRTMILEKGQMLETEQMFREAGEKWPVIIPEEELHQSFPGTKPRKAEEKKQ; encoded by the exons ATGTTGAAGTTTCTATCCAAAGTGAAGATCGAGTTCAATGCATTGGACCCACGCATAGCTTCATGCATGGAATTCTTAGCCCAGTGCAACGCCCGCAAAGCTAAAGAGTCCAACCCCGCCTGCCAACTTCAGGTCAAGCGCCGAACCGACGATCACCCGCCCCAAATCACCGTTACTTTCGTCAACGGAGTGGAAGAAGCTTTTGATGCCACTTCCACTCCTGCTCAAACCATTAGGACCATGATCCTCGAGAAAGGTCAGATGCTTGAGACTGAGCAAATGTTCCGTGAAGCAGGCGAGAAGTGGCCCGTTATTATACCCGAGGAGGAACTTCACCAATCCTTTCCTGGAACCAAG CCAAGGAAAGCAGAAGAGAAGAAGCAGTAA
- the LOC105770197 gene encoding receptor protein-tyrosine kinase CEPR1 — protein sequence MAPKFIHLLLLLAVLSFVFYDSSQAIRDDQFRFFNLMKASLSGKALSAWDVSGMKSYCDFRGVSCNNRGYVESINISDWSLSGNFPADVCSHLPELRVLDISRNNLRGNFLNSIVNCSLLEEFSMSSVYLRTTLPDFSKMTSLRVVDLSYNLFTGDFPMSITNLTDLEVIYFNENDGLNLWQLPGNISRLTKLRVMVFTSCMLYGSIPASIGNMTSLVDLELSGNFLSGQIPKELGLLKNLQQLELYYNQHLSGSIPEELGNLTELVDLDMSVNRLSGSIPESLCRLPKLQVLQLYNNSLTGEIPGAIAESTTLTMLSLYENFLSGQVPQNLGKSSAMVLLDLSENNLSGPLPAEVCRGGRLLYLLVLDNKFSGKLPDSYANCKSLIRFRVSKNYLEGAIPEDLLGLPHAAIIDLADNSFTAPFPSSIGNAKNLSELFMQNNKLSGFLPPEISGAINLMKIDLSNNLLSGPIPTEIGDLKKLNLLMLQGNKLSSSIPSSLSLLKSISVVDLSNNHLTGNIPESLGELSYNTINFSNNELYGPIPLSLIKDGLVESFSGNPGLCAPVEVQSFPKCSHKHNQKKRNSMWAIMISVIVFTIGAILFLRRRYSKQRGVVEHDETLSSSFFSYDVKSFHRICFDRHEILEAMIDKNIVGHGGSGTVYRIRLRGGEVVAVKKLWSRTAKDSTPEDQLIFDKGLKTEVETLGSIRHKNIVKLYSYITNFDCKMLVYEYMPNGNLWDALHKGWIHLDWPIRHQIALGVAQGLAYLHHDLLTPIIHRDIKSTNILLDANYEPKVADFGIAKVLQARGGKDSIITVIAGTYGYLAPEYAYSSKATTKSDVYSFGVVLMELITGKKPVEAVFGENKNIVYWVSTKLDTKEGVMEVLDKRVSGSFKDEMIQVLRIAMRCTYRNPSQRPPMNEVVQLLIEADPCRFDSCKLSINKTKEASNVTKVESQPEV from the exons ATGGCACCGAAATTTATTCATCTCCTTCTGCTGCTGGCGGTGCTTAGTTTTGTGTTTTATGATTCTTCCCAAGCTATAAGAGATGATCAATTTCGGTTCTTTAACCTCATGAAGGCCTCTCTATCAGGAAAGGCCTTGTCTGCATGGGATGTCAGTGGAATGAAAAGTTATTGCGATTTCCGTGGTGTCAGCTGCAACAATAGAGGCTACGTTGAAAGCATTAACATCTCAGACTGGTCCCTCTCCGGTAATTTCCCGGCTGACGTGTGCTCTCATCTACCAGAGTTACGCGTTCTCGATATCAGCCGCAATAATCTCCGTGGCAACTTTCTTAACAGCATCGTTAACTGCTCTCTCTTGGAAGAGTTCAGTATGAGTTCCGTATACCTTAGAACAACACTTCCGGATTTCTCGAAAATGACTTCTCTGCGTGTGGTCGACTTGTCGTACAACCTCTTCACAGGTGACTTCCCCATGTCGATAACCAATCTCACCGATCTCGAGGTGATCTACTTCAATGAAAATGATGGCTTGAACTTATGGCAACTTCCGGGGAACATTTCTAGGCTCACAAAGCTCAGAGTTATGGTCTTCACGTCTTGCATGTTGTACGGTTCAATCCCGGCATCGATTGGGAACATGACATCGCTTGTTGATCTCGAGTTGAGTGGTAATTTCCTTTCAGGTCAGATTCCAAAGGAGCTTGGATTGCTGAAAAACTTGCAGCAGCTCGAGTTATACTACAACCAGCACTTATCTGGCTCAATACCTGAGGAACTGGGAAACCTTACAGAGCTCGTAGACTTGGACATGTCTGTCAATCGGTTGAGTGGAAGCATTCCAGAATCTCTATGTCGACTCCCCAAACTTCAAGTCCTTCAACTTTACAACAACAGTCTTACAGGAGAAATCCCTGGTGCTATTGCAGAGTCAACAACCTTGACCATGCTGTCACTCTATGAGAATTTCTTATCAGGACAAGTTCCACAGAATCTGGGGAAGTCCTCCGCTATGGTTCTTTTAGACTTGTCGGAGAACAACCTATCAGGTCCATTGCCTGCAGAGGTATGTCGGGGTGGAAGGTTACTGTATTTGCTTGTCTTAGATAACAAGTTCTCTGGAAAGTTGCCCGATAGTTATGCAAACTGCAAGTCTCTTATTCGGTTCCGAGTTAGCAAAAACTACTTGGAAGGCGCCATACCAGAAGATCTTCTAGGACTCCCTCATGCTGCAATTATCGACTTGGCGGACAATAGTTTTACAGCTCCTTTTCCAAGTTCAATTGGAAATGCCAAGAACTTGTCCGAACTGTTCATGCAGAACAACAAGTTGTCAGGTTTTTTACCTCCTGAAATCTCGGGAGCTATAAATCTGATGAAGATTGATCTCAGTAACAATCTCTTGTCCGGTCCAATACCAACAGAGATTGGTGATCTGAAGAAACTGAATTTACTGATGTTGCAAGGGAACAAGCTAAGCTCTTCGATCCCCAGTTCACTTTCTTTGCTGAAATCTATCAGTGTTGTTGATCTTTCCAACAATCACTTGACTGGGAATATCCCAGAGAGTCTGGGTGAACTGTCGTATAACACCATCAACTTTTCAAACAATGAACTTTATGGTCCAATTCCTCTCTCGTTGATTAAAGACGGGCTGGTGGAAAGCTTTTCAGGCAATCCAGGTCTTTGTGCTCCTGTCGAAGTTCAAAGTTTCCCCAAATGTTCACACAAGCACAACCAAAAGAAGCGAAATTCTATGTGGGCAATCATGATATCAGTCATTGTCTTTACTATCGGAGCCATCCTGTTCCTGAGACGGCGTTACAGCAAACAAAGAGGTGTAGTAGAACATGACGAGACCTTGTCTTCATCATTTTTTTCGTACGATGTGAAGAGCTTCCATAGAATATGTTTTGACCGGCACGAAATCCTCGAAGCAATGATTGATAAAAACATTGTGGGCCACGGAGGGTCTGGCACCGTGTATAGAATCAGGTTGCGAGGTGGAGAAGTTGTTGCAGTGAAGAAGCTGTGGAGTAGAACAGCAAAAGACTCTACTCCAGAAGACCAATTGATCTTCGACAAAGGGTTGAAGACCGAGGTCGAGACTCTTGGAAGCATAAGGCATAAAAACATAGTCAAGCTCTATAGTTACATCACGAACTTCGATTGCAAAATGTTGGTTTACGAGTACATGCCGAATGGGAACCTTTGGGATGCTCTTCATAAAGGATGGATCCATTTAGATTGGCCAATTAGACACCAAATAGCACTTGGGGTCGCACAAGGCTTGGCATACCTTCACCATGATCTGTTGACACCTATTATTCACAGAGACATCAAGTCAACCAACATCCTATTGGACGCCAACTATGAACCCAAAGTTGCAGATTTCGGAATAGCCAAGGTTTTACAAGCCAGAGGAGGCAAAGATTCAATCATTACCGTCATAGCAGGCACCTATGGCTATTTAGCCCCAG AATATGCGTATTCAAGCAAAGCAACGACCAAGAGTGATGTGTACAGTTTTGGAGTGGTGTTGATGGAACTGATAACCGGGAAGAAACCGGTGGAGGCAGTTTTCGGGGAGAACAAGAACATCGTGTATTGGGTTTCGACAAAGCTGGATACGAAGGAAGGGGTGATGGAGGTGTTGGACAAGCGAGTGTCGGGGTCATTCAAGGACGAGATGATTCAGGTTCTCAGAATTGCGATGCGTTGTACATACAGGAATCCATCCCAACGTCCACCGATGAATGAGGTTGTTCAGCTGTTGATTGAGGCTGACCCTTGCAGATTCGATTCTTGCAAGCTGTCAATTAATAAAACCAAAGAAGCATCAAATGTCACCAAAGTAGAGAGCCAACCAGAAGTATGA